The Tepidisphaeraceae bacterium genome includes a window with the following:
- a CDS encoding hemolysin family protein produces the protein MDIAWNILITFALVGLNGYFVAAEFAAVGARASRLEATAKTSLLSRMALNIKKRLDLYLSTCQLGITIASLGLGAVTERALAALIDPLLYQMGVPDPGPGAHTALAIGIALTISTALHVVVGEVAPKNWAIYYPDKLLPVLALPLVVFTYLFYPLIWLLNAASNQLLRVSGIKIDHGGHGVLPHTEEELRGLLAQAVSHGAIAEGNVSVLTRAFEFNDLKARQIMQPRTQVDYLLLNQPLGDILRTVQKSAFTRLPLCDGDIDHVIGLVHMKDLFTHLKLVPGKLRFSDEHTPTGEAIAIAGGLPGSAVHVIGAGDIDLQKIKRDVLFVPELLAVPKLLRQFQTGHVHMAIVVDEYGATQGIVTLEDVLEEIVGEIEDEFDSVAPDQFVMEGENFRVSGLFPLHTLRERLRLEELDADGVDTVGGYVVQELGRLPRAGDSVPIGNYTARVVSVQQKRVGQVMLSPRTQATAKADGPGVA, from the coding sequence GTGGACATTGCATGGAATATCCTCATCACGTTCGCGTTGGTGGGGTTGAACGGATATTTCGTCGCCGCCGAGTTTGCCGCGGTGGGGGCCAGGGCGTCGCGGCTGGAAGCGACGGCCAAGACCAGCCTACTGTCGCGCATGGCGCTGAACATCAAGAAGCGCCTCGATCTCTACCTCTCTACCTGCCAGCTGGGTATCACGATCGCCAGCCTGGGCTTGGGCGCCGTGACCGAACGAGCATTGGCGGCGCTGATCGATCCGCTTCTGTATCAGATGGGCGTTCCGGATCCCGGCCCCGGTGCCCACACGGCATTGGCGATCGGCATCGCGCTTACGATCAGCACGGCATTGCACGTCGTGGTGGGCGAAGTGGCGCCGAAGAACTGGGCGATCTACTACCCGGACAAACTGCTCCCCGTGCTTGCCCTGCCGTTGGTCGTCTTCACGTACCTCTTCTACCCGTTGATCTGGCTGCTGAACGCCGCCAGCAACCAGTTGCTGCGCGTCTCGGGCATCAAGATCGACCACGGAGGGCACGGCGTGCTGCCGCACACCGAGGAAGAGCTGCGCGGCCTGCTGGCACAGGCGGTCTCGCACGGGGCCATTGCCGAGGGCAACGTGAGCGTGCTCACGCGCGCGTTCGAGTTCAACGACCTGAAGGCCCGCCAGATCATGCAGCCGCGCACGCAGGTCGACTACCTGCTGCTGAACCAACCGCTGGGCGACATCCTCCGCACCGTCCAGAAATCGGCCTTCACCCGCTTGCCGTTGTGCGACGGCGACATCGATCACGTCATCGGACTGGTCCACATGAAGGACCTGTTCACGCACTTAAAGCTCGTGCCCGGCAAGCTGCGCTTCAGCGACGAACACACCCCCACCGGGGAGGCCATCGCCATCGCCGGTGGCCTGCCGGGCTCGGCGGTGCACGTCATCGGCGCCGGTGATATCGATCTGCAAAAGATCAAGCGCGACGTGCTGTTCGTGCCCGAACTGCTGGCCGTGCCGAAGCTGTTGCGGCAGTTCCAGACGGGTCATGTGCACATGGCGATCGTGGTCGACGAGTACGGCGCCACGCAGGGCATCGTGACGCTGGAGGACGTGCTGGAGGAGATTGTCGGCGAGATCGAGGACGAGTTCGATTCCGTCGCGCCCGACCAATTCGTGATGGAAGGCGAGAACTTCCGCGTGAGCGGCCTCTTCCCACTTCACACCCTTCGCGAGCGGCTGCGCCTGGAAGAACTGGACGCCGACGGGGTCGACACGGTCGGTGGCTATGTCGTGCAGGAACTCGGCCGCCTGCCCCGGGCCGGCGACAGCGTCCCCATCGGCAACTACACCGCCCGCGTGGTCAGCGTGCAACAGAAACGCGTCGGCCAAGTCATGCTCAGCCCCCGCACCCAAGCCACTGCTAAAGCCGATGGGCCGGGCGTGGCGTAG
- a CDS encoding PQQ-binding-like beta-propeller repeat protein, with the protein MNKHLSTVVSGIVLLALGAAGCANRPEPQAAPERPVVPVNPPALIREWRAPLDLGDNRVTQLHLSDDYLFVYTNSNTTYTFDRKSGTRVFVTRLNGRPQHAPVVLTDLIVYPTASTLEVYNRRGRFVRSVALGHTIRTGAVVAANRVVVGVDVNRRGRVLFVDVTQPYPDVTPILTMGGLTAQPATRQGLTFIGSEDGSVYAISPELDGAWALPGGAFETAGSIVGDLAADTGTTGNVYVASTDTKLYALAATSGQLRWQYYAGAALTTGPTVTAEMLYQFVPGTGLVAIDKNNGDAIRAARWAIIDATKLVAEDAQLAYVLGTGNKVYGVDKKTGKVRFVSTRDDLSVFAENTTDGTVYAATPGGEIIAATPVLTQGKMGELVLTPSLDGTVVSRAE; encoded by the coding sequence GTGAACAAGCATCTTTCGACGGTCGTCTCGGGCATCGTTCTGTTGGCACTTGGCGCAGCGGGGTGCGCCAACCGGCCCGAACCACAGGCCGCCCCTGAACGGCCCGTCGTCCCCGTGAATCCGCCCGCCCTCATCCGCGAGTGGCGCGCACCGCTGGACCTGGGCGACAACCGCGTCACCCAGTTGCACCTGAGCGACGATTACCTCTTCGTCTACACGAACAGCAACACCACCTACACGTTCGACCGCAAGTCGGGCACGCGCGTGTTCGTCACGCGGCTGAACGGTCGCCCGCAGCACGCGCCGGTCGTGTTAACCGACCTCATCGTCTACCCGACCGCCAGCACGCTTGAGGTGTACAACCGCCGGGGCCGGTTCGTGCGGTCGGTGGCGCTGGGTCACACGATTCGCACGGGCGCCGTGGTGGCCGCCAACCGCGTGGTGGTGGGCGTGGACGTCAACCGGCGCGGGCGCGTGCTGTTCGTCGACGTCACCCAGCCGTACCCGGACGTCACGCCGATCCTCACCATGGGCGGCCTGACCGCCCAGCCGGCAACCCGGCAAGGGCTGACGTTCATCGGTTCCGAAGACGGCAGCGTCTACGCGATCTCACCGGAACTGGACGGCGCTTGGGCGCTGCCCGGCGGCGCGTTCGAGACCGCCGGCTCGATCGTTGGCGATCTCGCCGCCGACACCGGCACCACGGGCAACGTGTACGTCGCCAGCACCGACACCAAGCTGTACGCGCTGGCCGCCACCAGTGGGCAACTGCGCTGGCAGTACTACGCCGGCGCGGCGCTCACCACCGGCCCGACGGTGACGGCCGAGATGCTCTACCAGTTCGTGCCGGGCACGGGGCTGGTCGCGATCGACAAGAACAACGGCGACGCGATCCGCGCAGCACGCTGGGCGATCATCGACGCCACCAAGCTGGTGGCCGAGGACGCGCAGCTCGCCTACGTGCTGGGCACGGGCAACAAGGTATACGGCGTCGACAAGAAAACCGGCAAGGTCCGCTTCGTCTCGACGCGCGACGACCTGAGCGTCTTCGCCGAGAACACGACCGACGGCACCGTCTACGCCGCCACCCCCGGTGGCGAGATCATCGCCGCCACGCCCGTGCTAACGCAGGGCAAGATGGGCGAACTGGTCCTGACGCCATCGCTGGATGGCACAGTGGTTTCGCGGGCGGAGTGA
- the purH gene encoding bifunctional phosphoribosylaminoimidazolecarboxamide formyltransferase/IMP cyclohydrolase, whose translation MSDLVPVRRALISVSDKSGLAEFATALVREFNVELISTGGTAKFLREQGLAVVDVSEVTGFPEMMDGRVKTLHPKIHGGLLALRDNAEHAAAMKAHDIKPIDLVVINLYPFEQTIAKPGVSFEEAIENIDIGGPSMVRSAAKNHGFVLVVTSPDRYEKVLGDLREHKGSSCGKHRLKQAQRAFAHTAEYDAKIAGYLATQVPGAAESPLAWAGTTLPGALCGNYARQQSLRYGENPHQPAALYVNATHPAREASVARATQHHGKELSYINLLDADAALSVVKEFAQPAACVVKHATPCGVGAADDLATAFERAYTSDPLAAFGGIVALNRPVDEATAARIVDGNKFLEVVVAPGYTPAALETLKARWKNVRLLEVAGSFTPDAAELSMHNIVGGILIQARDLTGLNESDWKVVSNRQPTAAELDDLRFAWLACKHVKSNAIVVARGGATVGIGGGQVDRVNAARIAITKAADRAKGAAAASDAFFPFPDGPALLLDAGVTAIIQPGGSVKDSETIDLVNARGATLVLTGQRHFRH comes from the coding sequence ATGTCAGACCTCGTACCCGTCCGCCGTGCGTTGATTTCCGTCTCCGACAAGTCCGGTTTGGCCGAGTTCGCGACGGCGCTCGTGCGCGAGTTCAACGTTGAACTGATCAGCACCGGCGGCACGGCCAAGTTCCTGCGCGAGCAGGGGTTGGCCGTGGTGGACGTCTCCGAGGTCACCGGCTTCCCAGAAATGATGGACGGTCGGGTGAAGACCCTGCACCCCAAAATCCACGGCGGCCTGCTGGCGCTACGCGACAACGCCGAGCACGCCGCCGCGATGAAGGCGCACGACATCAAGCCGATCGACCTCGTCGTCATCAACCTCTATCCCTTCGAACAGACGATCGCCAAGCCCGGCGTGTCGTTCGAAGAGGCGATCGAGAACATCGACATCGGTGGGCCCAGCATGGTGCGCTCGGCGGCCAAGAACCACGGGTTCGTGCTCGTGGTCACCTCGCCCGATCGCTATGAGAAGGTGCTCGGCGACCTGCGCGAGCACAAGGGCAGCAGTTGCGGCAAACATCGCTTGAAGCAGGCGCAACGCGCGTTCGCCCATACCGCCGAGTACGACGCGAAAATCGCCGGCTACCTTGCGACGCAGGTGCCCGGGGCCGCCGAGTCACCCTTGGCATGGGCGGGCACCACGTTGCCCGGCGCGCTGTGCGGCAACTACGCGCGGCAGCAGTCGCTGCGCTACGGTGAGAACCCGCACCAGCCGGCGGCGCTGTACGTGAACGCGACGCACCCGGCCCGAGAGGCGTCAGTGGCGCGGGCGACGCAGCATCACGGGAAGGAACTGAGCTACATCAACCTGCTGGACGCCGATGCGGCCTTGTCGGTGGTGAAGGAATTTGCCCAGCCCGCCGCCTGCGTGGTGAAGCACGCCACCCCGTGCGGCGTGGGGGCGGCTGACGATCTGGCAACCGCGTTCGAGCGAGCCTACACGTCCGACCCGCTGGCTGCGTTTGGGGGCATCGTCGCGCTGAACCGACCCGTGGACGAGGCGACCGCGGCCCGCATTGTGGACGGGAATAAGTTCCTGGAGGTTGTGGTCGCCCCCGGGTACACGCCGGCGGCGCTGGAGACGCTGAAGGCCCGCTGGAAGAACGTGCGCCTGCTGGAGGTCGCCGGCTCGTTCACGCCCGACGCTGCGGAACTGTCGATGCACAACATCGTCGGTGGCATCCTCATTCAGGCGCGCGATCTGACGGGTCTGAACGAGTCCGATTGGAAGGTTGTTTCCAATCGCCAGCCCACCGCGGCCGAGCTGGACGACCTGCGGTTTGCCTGGCTGGCCTGCAAGCACGTGAAGAGCAACGCGATCGTCGTTGCCCGTGGCGGGGCGACCGTGGGCATTGGTGGCGGCCAGGTCGACCGCGTGAACGCCGCCCGCATTGCCATTACCAAGGCCGCCGACCGCGCTAAGGGCGCCGCCGCCGCCAGCGACGCGTTCTTCCCGTTCCCCGACGGTCCGGCCCTGCTGCTGGATGCCGGCGTAACCGCGATCATTCAGCCCGGCGGATCGGTGAAGGACAGCGAGACGATCGACCTCGTCAACGCCCGCGGGGCCACGCTGGTGCTGACCGGCCAGCGGCACTTCAGACACTAA
- a CDS encoding ATP-binding protein: MTLTADHDLSTTAPTAADNARRIEELGRIIMAYSDVTERLQASHDQLLQTVGLLQQELSEKNRLLERKQRLAALGEMAAGLAHEIRNPLGGIQLYASLLARDVEDRPASLTTVQKISKGVKHLESLVGQVLHFTREMNASPAAMDLADVLRNTVDLASPSAEAKSAQVTLIGPDALPVIADATLIGQAVLNLVLNAVDAIADGGRVTIEYFAPPAGSTAQQFHLIVTDDGPGIPSGAIDSIFNPFFTTKDTGTGLGLSIVHRVVEAHDGTIVVTNLDSVGARFEIRI; encoded by the coding sequence ATGACGTTGACGGCCGACCATGATCTCTCCACCACCGCTCCCACCGCCGCCGACAATGCGCGCCGGATCGAGGAACTCGGGCGCATCATCATGGCCTACAGCGACGTCACCGAACGCCTGCAGGCGTCGCACGACCAACTGCTGCAAACGGTCGGCCTGCTACAGCAGGAACTGAGCGAGAAGAACCGCCTGCTAGAACGCAAGCAGCGACTGGCAGCGTTGGGCGAGATGGCCGCTGGGCTGGCACACGAGATTCGCAACCCGCTCGGCGGCATTCAGCTGTACGCGTCGCTGCTGGCGCGCGATGTGGAGGATCGGCCGGCGAGCCTGACGACGGTTCAGAAGATCTCGAAAGGCGTGAAGCACCTTGAGTCGCTCGTCGGCCAGGTGCTTCACTTCACGCGCGAGATGAACGCAAGCCCGGCGGCGATGGATCTGGCCGACGTGTTGCGAAACACAGTTGACCTCGCGTCGCCATCGGCCGAAGCGAAGTCGGCCCAAGTCACGTTGATCGGCCCCGACGCGCTACCGGTCATCGCCGACGCCACGCTAATTGGGCAGGCCGTGTTGAACCTGGTGCTGAACGCGGTGGATGCGATTGCCGACGGTGGGCGTGTGACGATCGAGTATTTCGCACCGCCGGCCGGTTCGACGGCACAGCAGTTTCACCTGATCGTGACCGATGATGGGCCGGGTATCCCCAGCGGCGCGATCGACAGCATCTTCAACCCGTTCTTCACCACGAAGGACACCGGGACGGGCCTTGGCCTGTCGATCGTGCATCGCGTCGTCGAAGCGCACGATGGGACGATCGTCGTAACGAATCTCGACAGCGTCGGAGCGCGGTTCGAGATCAGAATTTAG
- a CDS encoding deiodinase-like protein, with translation MRSTPVAIAMLLLLNAVATAQPMPTTAPATVPASERGVSVQPVIDRLEAALSHVGLSADQKSKADALLAELRTQLRDLPNLAPEDRRDTYRQVMGDGRRKLAEILTPDQQKVLRDHQQVQARPAAQAPTPPPKVRPTAPPATPPVATDAIANKTPAPAATPAASDKPIDNADGPFTGAVGAAIPDFTLKRLPSGLVKSAAFANRVVVIEFGSYSAPPFRYRTIAMDALAKEYSGRAEFITIYTAEAYPAGEWDVARNRDDKVSIPRHPDEAARMSAAENMRAILKPLRAVAVDSLDDPVAVKFRAGAHSAFVIGRDGVIVARQQWCDPDGLRRHIDAATAQRVTPKP, from the coding sequence ATGCGATCCACTCCCGTTGCCATCGCGATGCTGTTGCTATTGAACGCAGTGGCGACTGCGCAACCGATGCCGACCACGGCACCGGCGACCGTGCCCGCAAGCGAACGCGGCGTGAGCGTACAACCGGTCATCGACCGGCTTGAGGCGGCCCTGTCGCACGTGGGGCTGTCGGCTGATCAGAAGAGTAAGGCCGACGCCCTGTTGGCCGAGCTTCGCACGCAGTTGCGCGATCTGCCCAACCTGGCGCCGGAGGATCGCCGCGACACCTATCGGCAGGTGATGGGCGATGGTCGCCGAAAGCTCGCGGAGATCCTGACGCCCGACCAACAGAAAGTCCTGCGCGACCATCAGCAGGTTCAGGCGCGACCAGCGGCCCAGGCGCCAACGCCACCCCCGAAAGTACGGCCAACCGCCCCGCCCGCGACCCCACCGGTCGCCACCGACGCCATCGCGAATAAAACACCGGCCCCCGCCGCAACACCGGCCGCGAGCGACAAGCCGATCGATAACGCGGATGGCCCGTTCACCGGCGCCGTGGGCGCCGCGATCCCCGATTTCACGCTGAAGCGTCTGCCATCGGGACTAGTGAAGTCTGCAGCATTTGCCAATCGCGTGGTGGTGATCGAGTTCGGCAGCTATTCAGCGCCGCCGTTCCGGTATCGGACGATCGCGATGGACGCGCTGGCGAAGGAATACTCAGGGCGAGCGGAGTTCATCACGATCTACACCGCAGAGGCCTACCCGGCCGGCGAGTGGGACGTGGCGCGCAATCGCGACGATAAGGTCTCGATCCCCCGCCACCCCGACGAGGCGGCCCGCATGAGCGCCGCCGAGAACATGCGGGCGATCCTCAAGCCTCTGCGCGCGGTCGCGGTCGATTCACTGGACGATCCGGTGGCGGTGAAGTTCCGGGCCGGCGCGCACAGCGCGTTCGTCATCGGCCGCGACGGCGTGATCGTCGCCCGCCAACAATGGTGCGACCCCGACGGCCTCCGCCGTCATATCGACGCCGCGACGGCGCAACGGGTGACGCCGAAACCTTAA
- a CDS encoding ATP-binding protein, translating to MLTLLVLQGPDKGRRFELPDAPTPIGRDSKQLPLTDNTASRRHCEIHPQGGDWLLKDLGSANGTYVNGARVTGQATLKIGDQVRVGRTLLVLGGTPGINKASGRNVTLAGEEAGMESAIMHAVASSDDSLVLAVPEPAAAAVTNLKVLYQLGAALGSSFNVDRVLEVVMDLVFENLKADRGIILLIDPKKNELVPHVVRVRDEGGPKKDADGKPAVPEKINASRTIINHVIANGEGVLSSNAMADRRFSKGKSVHDLGIRSALCVPIKARKLTEKEPGDEIIGVIYIDSSVKNYTYAPDQLRLLTTIGLQAGLAIQNAKLYRQGLEAERLAAIGETTAALSHSIKNILQALRGGADVVEMGFKASNLVQATKGWRIVDRNLERIYNLTMNLLAYSREREPKLSPINPRTVIEECVELIAGTANEKGVMVVADIDPSLPAVPLDADGMHQVVMNLLSNAMDAVTPQEGLIRVVCKYDPVEKATTLEVIDNGSGIPPSMMNHMFELFHSTKGNRGTGLGLAVTKKIVEEHEGTIAVTSTPSEGTTFTVKLPAFHESLTDPSHTHGPTR from the coding sequence GTGCTCACGCTCCTCGTCCTACAGGGTCCCGACAAGGGCCGCCGATTCGAACTGCCCGACGCGCCGACGCCCATCGGTCGCGACAGCAAGCAATTGCCTTTAACGGACAACACCGCCTCGCGCCGCCATTGCGAGATTCACCCGCAGGGCGGCGATTGGCTGCTGAAGGACCTCGGCAGTGCGAACGGCACGTACGTGAACGGCGCCCGCGTGACCGGTCAGGCCACGCTGAAGATCGGCGACCAAGTCCGCGTCGGCCGGACGCTGCTGGTGCTCGGTGGCACGCCGGGCATCAACAAGGCCAGCGGGCGCAACGTGACGCTGGCCGGTGAAGAGGCGGGCATGGAGAGCGCGATCATGCACGCCGTCGCCAGCAGCGACGACAGCCTGGTCTTGGCCGTCCCCGAGCCCGCCGCCGCCGCCGTCACCAATCTGAAGGTGCTGTATCAACTCGGCGCGGCCCTGGGCAGCAGCTTCAACGTCGACCGGGTGCTCGAAGTGGTCATGGACCTGGTCTTCGAGAACCTGAAGGCCGACCGCGGCATTATCCTGCTGATCGACCCGAAGAAGAACGAGCTCGTGCCCCACGTGGTGCGGGTGCGCGATGAAGGCGGTCCAAAAAAAGACGCCGACGGTAAGCCGGCCGTGCCCGAGAAGATCAACGCCAGCCGGACCATCATCAACCACGTCATCGCCAACGGTGAAGGCGTGCTGTCGAGCAACGCGATGGCCGATCGGCGGTTCAGCAAGGGCAAGAGCGTCCACGACTTAGGCATCCGCAGCGCGCTCTGCGTGCCGATCAAGGCGCGCAAGCTGACCGAAAAGGAACCGGGCGACGAGATCATCGGCGTCATCTACATCGACAGCTCGGTCAAGAACTACACCTACGCCCCCGACCAGCTTCGCCTGCTGACCACCATCGGTTTGCAGGCCGGCCTGGCGATCCAGAACGCAAAGCTTTACCGCCAAGGCTTGGAAGCCGAACGCTTGGCCGCCATCGGTGAGACGACCGCGGCGCTGTCGCACAGCATCAAGAACATCCTGCAAGCGTTGCGCGGCGGCGCCGACGTGGTCGAGATGGGCTTCAAAGCATCCAACCTCGTTCAGGCCACCAAGGGGTGGCGCATCGTCGACCGTAACCTGGAGCGCATCTACAACTTAACGATGAACCTGCTCGCCTACAGCCGCGAGCGCGAGCCGAAGCTGTCGCCGATCAACCCGCGTACGGTGATCGAGGAATGCGTCGAGCTGATCGCCGGCACCGCCAACGAAAAAGGCGTGATGGTCGTCGCCGACATCGACCCTTCCCTGCCCGCGGTGCCGTTGGACGCCGACGGCATGCACCAGGTGGTGATGAACCTACTGAGCAACGCGATGGACGCCGTCACCCCACAGGAGGGGCTGATCCGCGTCGTCTGCAAGTACGACCCGGTGGAAAAGGCGACCACGCTCGAGGTGATCGACAACGGCTCCGGAATTCCGCCGAGCATGATGAACCACATGTTCGAGCTGTTCCACAGCACCAAGGGCAACCGCGGCACGGGTTTGGGCCTTGCGGTGACGAAGAAGATCGTCGAGGAACACGAGGGCACGATCGCCGTCACCAGCACGCCGAGCGAGGGCACGACGTTTACGGTGAAGCTCCCGGCGTTCCACGAGAGTTTGACCGATCCCTCGCATACGCACGGGCCGACGCGGTGA
- a CDS encoding tetratricopeptide repeat protein gives MATRHSSGRISQLWQVPLLLSSLGLFGYAAYLFIDPKTGPTVAEKIVDARNFVKVGRAEAGIEHLNKLLDSGKLDREQESQVHLALAAALDAAQKENRISIAANHLRIIEQIRIGLAQGAKPDADVYKRLGESYDAIDRPAEALDSFRKAMTLDPERSIALQRKVIDLQLSRNDVGPAEAGLDEYLRDARLSDAERAWAIGEKAQLLIDRQNYAEAKALLAQSLKLDSNPLNQGQVNYRLGYCAWRMGDNAEAERLMRVAREQFKNRHPLDADAAYALGKIYESRGDAKTSGSFFQDVLTTHPDAKIATLARLGRATSRVQIGSDDAAMVDLKELVAEVSTKESRKQYSAAVVGGLKDASLLLTTRGKLELALESLAYEQELTPDPAPSFFSRLAVVYERRADQLEQSGAPGNAADRIKKAQQVREMRTKAGDAYVAFSRSLTITDDGGYGDALWKGIELYDRAANLQSVMSALDLFVAERPEDALAPEALRRLGLAYQAAGMFDKAVAAFQRNQFRYPQSLAASKSAVPLAQAYVSKGPDSYSKAESVLRSVIENNPLLTPEAEEFKQALFELAQLYYRTNRFEEAVSRLEELVERYPNESRMGQLLFLMGDSYRKSAALLDVRLALASTEAQPAGGTDGAEAAAAKRDRLSKARQLYDRVVDLYRASTAQQDETDKLYLKLAHFYRADCLYDLGSYDEAIRAYDAAAFRYQEDPSALAAYVQIVNSYCALGKLDEAKTANERAKWLLRRMPQESFTDGSFAMPKAYWEQWLKWTSTAGMW, from the coding sequence ATGGCCACTCGGCACTCGAGCGGGCGGATTTCGCAACTCTGGCAGGTCCCTCTTCTATTGTCATCGCTGGGCTTGTTCGGGTACGCCGCGTACCTGTTTATCGACCCGAAGACCGGTCCGACGGTAGCGGAAAAAATCGTCGATGCGCGCAATTTCGTGAAGGTCGGTCGCGCCGAGGCCGGCATCGAACATCTCAACAAACTGCTGGACAGTGGCAAGCTCGATCGCGAGCAGGAGAGCCAGGTCCACCTCGCGCTCGCCGCCGCCCTCGATGCGGCCCAAAAAGAAAACCGCATCAGCATCGCGGCCAACCACCTGCGCATCATCGAGCAGATCCGCATCGGCCTCGCCCAGGGTGCCAAGCCCGACGCCGACGTCTACAAGCGGCTCGGTGAAAGCTACGACGCGATCGATCGGCCGGCCGAGGCGCTCGATAGCTTCCGCAAGGCCATGACGCTCGACCCCGAGCGCTCGATCGCGCTACAGCGGAAGGTAATCGACCTCCAACTGTCGCGCAACGACGTCGGCCCAGCCGAGGCAGGATTGGATGAGTACCTGCGCGATGCGCGCCTCAGCGACGCCGAGCGCGCCTGGGCGATTGGTGAGAAGGCGCAGCTGCTGATCGACCGGCAGAACTACGCCGAAGCCAAGGCGCTGCTGGCGCAGAGCCTGAAGCTCGATTCGAATCCACTGAATCAGGGTCAGGTGAACTACCGCCTTGGCTACTGCGCCTGGCGCATGGGCGACAACGCCGAGGCCGAGCGCCTGATGCGCGTGGCGCGCGAGCAGTTCAAGAACCGCCACCCGTTGGACGCCGACGCCGCCTACGCACTGGGCAAGATCTACGAGAGCCGTGGCGATGCGAAGACCTCGGGCTCGTTCTTCCAGGACGTGCTGACGACGCACCCGGACGCGAAGATCGCGACGCTGGCACGGCTGGGCCGCGCCACCAGCCGCGTGCAGATCGGCTCGGACGACGCTGCCATGGTCGACCTGAAGGAACTGGTCGCCGAGGTGTCGACGAAGGAATCGCGCAAGCAGTACAGCGCCGCGGTCGTCGGCGGACTGAAGGACGCGTCGCTACTCCTGACGACGCGCGGCAAGCTGGAACTGGCGCTCGAGTCGCTCGCGTACGAGCAGGAACTGACGCCTGACCCGGCCCCGAGCTTCTTCTCGCGGCTGGCGGTCGTTTACGAGCGCCGGGCCGACCAGTTGGAACAGAGCGGCGCCCCCGGCAACGCGGCCGACCGCATCAAGAAGGCCCAGCAGGTGCGCGAGATGCGCACGAAGGCCGGCGACGCGTACGTCGCGTTCAGTCGGTCGCTGACGATCACCGATGACGGTGGCTACGGCGACGCGCTCTGGAAGGGCATCGAGCTGTACGACCGTGCCGCCAACCTGCAGAGCGTGATGTCGGCGCTGGACCTGTTCGTCGCAGAACGTCCGGAAGATGCGCTGGCGCCCGAGGCGCTGCGGCGGCTCGGCTTGGCATATCAGGCTGCGGGCATGTTCGACAAGGCGGTGGCAGCGTTCCAGCGCAACCAGTTCCGTTATCCGCAGTCGCTTGCGGCCAGCAAGAGCGCGGTGCCGCTGGCGCAAGCGTACGTGTCGAAGGGGCCTGATTCGTACAGCAAGGCCGAGAGCGTCCTTCGCAGTGTGATCGAGAACAACCCGCTGCTGACGCCGGAAGCCGAGGAGTTCAAGCAGGCGCTATTCGAGTTGGCGCAGCTGTACTACCGCACGAACCGCTTCGAAGAGGCCGTGTCGCGGCTCGAAGAATTGGTCGAGCGTTACCCAAACGAAAGCCGCATGGGCCAACTGCTGTTCCTGATGGGCGACAGCTATCGCAAGAGCGCCGCGTTGCTCGATGTGCGCCTGGCGCTCGCATCCACCGAAGCCCAACCCGCCGGCGGCACCGATGGCGCCGAGGCGGCCGCTGCGAAGCGCGATCGCCTGAGCAAGGCACGGCAGCTGTACGATCGCGTCGTCGACCTCTATCGCGCCAGCACTGCTCAGCAGGACGAGACCGACAAGCTCTACCTGAAGCTGGCCCACTTCTACCGCGCCGATTGCCTGTACGACCTCGGCAGCTACGACGAGGCCATTCGCGCTTACGACGCGGCCGCATTCCGGTATCAGGAAGACCCGTCGGCACTGGCGGCGTACGTGCAGATCGTCAACAGCTACTGTGCGCTGGGCAAGCTGGACGAAGCCAAGACCGCCAACGAACGAGCCAAGTGGCTGCTTCGCCGCATGCCGCAGGAATCGTTCACCGACGGCTCGTTCGCCATGCCCAAGGCCTACTGGGAACAGTGGCTGAAGTGGACCAGTACGGCTGGCATGTGGTGA